A single Oncorhynchus kisutch isolate 150728-3 linkage group LG19, Okis_V2, whole genome shotgun sequence DNA region contains:
- the LOC109910324 gene encoding rab GDP dissociation inhibitor beta-like yields the protein MNEEYDVIVLGTGLTECILSGIMSVKGKKVLHMDRNSYYGAESASITPLEDLYKRFSLPGAPPESMGKGRDWNVDLIPKFLMANGQLVRMLLITQVTRYLDFKVIEGSFVYKKGSIYKVPSTETEALASSLMGLFEKRRFRKFLVFVANFDENDPKTMEGVDPNKTTMRDVFKKFDLGQDVIDFTGHSLALYRTDEYLDLPCMDSLNRIKLYSESLARYGKSPYLYPLYGLGELPQGFARLSAIYGGTYMLNKPIEEIVMEDGKVVGVKSEGEIARCKQLICDPSYLMDRTTKVGQVIRVICIMSHPIKNTSDANSCQIIIPQNQVNRKHDIYVCMISYTHNVAAQGKYVAIISTTVETDNPEMEVKPAMDLLEPVEQKFVSISDQYAPTDMGAESQIFMSRTYDATTHFETTCDDIKDIYKRMTGTEFDFAEMERKKNDIFGDAADQ from the exons ATGAATGAAGAATACGACGTTATCGTGCTGGGTACCGGACTGACG GAATGCATCCTGTCAGGAATCATGTCGGTGAAGGGGAAGAAGGTCCTGCACATGGACCGGAACTCCTACTACGGGGCAGAGAGTGCCTCCATCACTCCCCTGGAGGAT CTGTATAAACGCTTCAGTCTCCCAGGCGCCCCACCGGAGTCCATGGGAAAAGGCCGGGACTGGAATGTGGACCTCATCCCGAAGTTCCTCATGGCCAACG GTCAGTTGGTCCGCATGCTGCTGATCACACAGGTGACGCGCTACCTGGACTTCAAGGTGATAGAAGGCAGCTTCGTCTACAAAAAGGGCAGCATCTACAAAGTGCCCTCCACCGAGACCGAGGCCCTGGCATCCA GTCTGATGGGGCTGTTTGAGAAACGGCGCTTCAGGAAGTTCCTGGTTTTCGTGGCTAACTTTGATGAAAACGACCCCAAGACCATGGAGGGCGTGGACCCAAACAAGACGACGATGAGGGACGTGTTCAAGAAGTTTGACCTGGGCCAGGATGTCATCGACTTCACAGGACACTCCCTCGCCCTCTACCGGACAGACGA gtACCTGGACCTGCCTTGCATGGACTCGCTAAACAGGATCAAGCTGTACAGTGAGTCTCTTGCCAGATATGGCAAGAGTCCGTACCTCTACCCCCTCTACGGCCTGGGGGAGCTGCCCCAAGGGTTCGCCAG ATTAAGTGCTATCTACGGAGGAACCTACATGCTGAACAAGCCCATTGAGGAGATTGTCATGGAGGATGGAAAAGTAGTGGGAGTCAAGTCTGAGGGAGAG ATCGCCCGCTGTAAGCAGCTGATCTGCGATCCCAGCTATCTAATGGACCGCACAACCAAGGTCGGTCAGGTGATCCGGGTCATCTGCATCATGAGCCACCCCATCAAGAACACCAGTGACGCCAACTCCTGCCAGATCATCATCCCCCAGAACCAGGTCAACAGGAAGCACG ATATCTACGTGTGCATGATCTCCTATACTCATAATGTGGCAGCACAGGGGAAGTATGTGGCCATCATCAGCACCACAGTGGAGACGGACAACCCTGAGATGGAGGTCAAACCAGCCATGGACCTGCTGGAGCCTGTCGAGCAGAA GTTTGTGAGCATCAGTGACCAGTACGCACCAACTGACATGGGTGCTGAAAGCCAG ATCTTCATGTCCCGTACCTACGACGCTACCACCCACTTCGAGACCACCTGCGACGACATCAAGGACATCTACAAGCGGATGACGGGAACCGAATTTGACTTTGCCGAGATGGAGCGCAAGAAGAACGACATCTTCGGCGACGCAGCTGACCAGTAG
- the LOC109910325 gene encoding LOW QUALITY PROTEIN: ankyrin repeat domain-containing protein 16-like (The sequence of the model RefSeq protein was modified relative to this genomic sequence to represent the inferred CDS: inserted 1 base in 1 codon), with product MANCAHLKKNLVATLLHIMSXKKHFGKSGDTLLHYAARHGHLDIVQFFVKEIGMDIELYNTDYKRALHEAASMGQRECLSYLLTEGAKVDCLKKADWTPLMMACTRRNLGVIQELLSHKADPTLKNKDGWNSFHIACREGDPAVIQHLLLANPEVWSTESKTLRTPLHTAAMHGCEEVVSILVQRCGYVPDGRDSCGVTPFMDAVRNGHISVAKLLLEKHQASPTAADILGAQPVHQVAVTAQEEALEFLVRDLGVDVNQTATDMQLTSLHYAAKEGHTNTIKTLLTLGADLHVRDKKGRTALHMACIGQHAEAVRTLLQLGLVDVVDASGTTAQQLAKKNDVLRVFECDLT from the exons ATGGCGAATTGTGCACACTTAAAAAAGAACTTGGTGGCAACATTGTTGCACATTATGT ACAAAAAACATTTCGGGAAATCGGGTGATACATTGTTGCATTATGCCGCCCGTCATGGCCACTTGGACATTGTGCAATTTTTTGTAAAAGAGATTGGGATGGACATAGAGCTTTACAATACCGACTACAAAAGAGCTCTGCATGAAGCTGCATCCATGGGACAGCGGGAGTGTTTGAGCTATCTGCTCACTGAAGGAGCCAAAGTAGACTGCTTAAAAAAAGCTGATTG GACCCCTCTGATGATGGCCTGCACCCGGAGGAACCTGGGTGTGATCCAGGAACTGCTGTCCCACAAGGCCGATCCCACGCTGAAGAACAAGGACGGCTGGAACTCCTTCCACATCGCCTGCAGGGAGGGAGACCCAGCAGTcatacagcacctcctactggccaACCCGGAAGTCTGGAGTACAGAGAGCAAGACGCTGAGGACTCCTCTGCACACTGCAG CGATGCATGGCTGTGAAGAAGTGGTCAGCATCTTGGTACAGAG GTGTGGTTATGTTCCGGATGGCAGGGACAGCTGTGGGGTCACTCCCTTTATGGACGCAGTGAGGAACGGACACATATCTGTGGCCAAGCTACTGCTGGAGAAGCACCAG GCCTCTCCGACTGCAGCAGACATCCTCGGGGCCCAGCCGGTGCACCAGGTTGCAGTCACAGCCCAGGAGGAGGCGCTAGAGTTCCTAGTGAGGGATCTCGGAGTGGACGTGAACCAGACAGCCACTGACATGCAGCTCACTTCCCTGCACTACGCTGCCAAG GAGGGCCACACCAACACAATCAAAACACTCCTCACATTAGGAGCAGACCTTCACGTCAGGGACAAAAAGGGAAGAACAG CTCTTCATATGGCGTGTATAGGGCAGCATGCAGAAGCGGTCAGGACACTCCTACAGCTGGGGCTAGTAGATGTGGTGGATGCCTCGGGCACCACTGCTCAACAGCTTGCCAAAAAAAACGATGTGCTCAGAGTGTTTGAATGTGATTTGACATAA
- the LOC109910326 gene encoding ankyrin repeat and SOCS box protein 13-like isoform X3, translated as MAKCDVNTRDDLACIHLAPADYVAIGILLLFALWLVTVWLAPGCWSERTEVHKAASEGHAAQLQQLIQSGASVNIVAVDSITPLHEACERGQTQCVRLLLDAGAQVDARNTDGSTPLCEACSVGSFDCVRMLLEHGAKVNPTLSSRTTSPLHEACMGGNADVVKIMIAKGASLEAYDLYYGTPLHVACANDHTDCVKALLNAGAKVNYARLHKTALHHAAKVKSVDMIDMLVEFGANIYAKDKNDKKPIDYIDPGSPAALCLEFYEKP; from the exons ATGGCAAAATGTGATGTCAACACCAGAGATGATCTAGCATGCATTCACCTAGCGCCGGCTGATTATGTAGCAATAGGTATTCTCTTGCTATTTGCTCTCTGGCTGGTGACTGTGTGGCTTGCCCCAGGCTGCTGGTCGGAGAGGACCGAGGTGCACAAAGCGGCCTCCGAGGGACATGCTGCCCAGCTGCAGCAACTCATCCAGAGCGGTGCCTCCGTAAACATAGTGGCTGTGGACTCTATCACCCCCCTCCATGAGGCATGTGAAAGGGGGCAGACCCAGTGTGTCAGGCTGCTACTGGATGCTGGAGCACAG GTGGATGCCCGTAACACGGACGGTAGCACCCCTCTGTGCGAGGCCTGCTCGGTCGGGAGCTTTGACTGTGTGCGGATGCTGCTGGAGCATGGGGCCAAGGTGAACCCCACCCTCTCTTCCCGGACCACCTCACCCCTACACGAAGCCTGCATGGGGG GTAATGCTGACGTTGTGAAGATCATGATCGCTAAAGGTGCCAGTCTGGAGGCATATGACCTGTACTATGGGACCCCACTGCATGTGGCGTGTGCCAACGACCACACAGACTGTGTCAAGGCACTACTCAATGCAG GTGCCAAAGTGAATTATGCTCGGCTGCACAAGACGGCCCTGCACCATGCTGCTAAAGTGAAGAGTGTAGACATGATCGACATGCTGGTGGAGTTTGGGGCGAACATCTACGCCAAAGACAAAAACGATAAGAAGCCCATTGACTACATCGATCCCGGTTCTCCCGCTGCACTCTGCTTAGAGTTTTATGAAA